In Aquincola tertiaricarbonis, the genomic stretch CCAATTGACGTTGTTGCATCTGCGGTTCCTCCGTGGAAGTTGACCGCAGTGTGCATGCCGGCAGGCAGGCCCTGCCGGCATCAGGCCTTCAGGGCTAGAAGGCTCAGGCGACCTGCACCTGGATGCGCCGCGGCTGTGCGTGCTCGGCCTTGGGGATGCGCAGCTTCAACACGCCGTGGGCCAGCTCGGCCGTCACCTTCTGGCTGTCCAGCTCCTTGCTGAGCGTGAACACCCGGCGGTAGCGGGCGCGGTCCACTTCCACATGGCTGGCGGCCATGCCTTCGGGCACCGGCAGGCTGACCGCGCCTTCGATGGTCAGGGTGTCGCGCTCGACGTTGAGTTCGAGCGCTTCCTTGGCCACGCCCGGCAGGTCGGCATACAGGGTGATGCCGGTGGCATCCTCGATCACGTCGACGGCGGGCACCAGGGCGGCCTCGGCCGCGGTGTTGCGCGGCTGCGCGGCGCCAGCGGCGGCCGGCGCTTCAGGGCGCTGGGCGGGTACTTGAGCGGTGGTCATGCTGAACTCCTCTCGATACGTGAACTTGTCTAGACAGGTACAGTGTCACTGCACGCTGATGCGGCGCGGCTGGGCAGCCTGGCGGCGCTGCACGCTGATGCGCAGCACGCCGTCGCGGTAGCTGGCCGACACGCCGTCCGGATCGGCATCGTCCGGCAGGCTGACCACGCGCTTGAAGGCGCCGGCAAAGCGCTCGTTGATGTGCACGGTGGACTTCTCGCCGGCTGCGGGCACCGAGCCGCGGCGCTCACCGGCCACGCTCAGGATGCCGCGATCGAGCTGCACGTCGATGCTGGCCGGATCCAGCCCCGGGGCGAAGGCATACACCTCGAACGACTGCGGCGTGCTGCCGACGTTCAGCGCCGGGTAGCCGCCGCGGGCGTAGCCGCGGATACTGGGGGTAAGGTCGAAGGCCTGCTGCATCTCACGTTGCAGCCGGTCGATTTCGGCGAAGACGTCGCGCGAAAAAAGGGATCGTGCCATGGCAAATCTCCTCGATGGGTGGACCAGGCGCCGCGGTGGTTCTGCGATGCGGCGGCGCCGATGCATCCAACAATGAGGATGGGGCGGGCGGGTTTCAAGAGGGCGGGGCGAAGTGGCGCTTCGCTTGTGCGCGCTTGACAAAATTAGTAACGAGCGCCAATACTATTCTATGATCGAGAGCTTCCTAGACAAGCGCACTGCAGCGATCTTTCTGGGCCAGGAGGTGCGCGGCTTGCCGAGGGAGATCCAGACAACTGCCAGACGAAAACTCAAGGTCATCGACGCCGCTCAGTCCCTTGAAACGCTCCGCGTGCCGCCGGGCAACCGTCTCGAGCCGCTGAGAGGAGACCGCAAAGGGCAGTGGAGCATCCGCATCAACGACCAGTGGCGGATCTGCTTCAAATGGCATGACGGCAGCGCGTTTGAAGTCGAGATCACGGACTACCACTGACGGACGCGGTCACACACAGGTCAATGGAGTGAACGACCATGAGCATTGCACGCAACGAACTGAAGTCGCTCAACCTGCGCGGCGTCACCACCGGCCGCCGGCTGGACCCGGTGCACCCCGGCTCGGTGCTATTGAGCGATTTCATAGAACCCATGGGCATCACGCGCTATCGCGTGGCCAAAGCCATCGGTGTGCAGCAGCGGCGCATCGACGAGATCTGCGCCGGAGAACGCGGCATCACCGCCGACACGGCGGTTCGTCTGGGTCTGGCCTTCGGTGTGGAGCCGCAGTTCTGGCTGCAACTGCAGGCGCAATACGACATCGAGGTGATCCAGCGCGAGCAGGGCGACCGGCTGGCTGATGAAGTGCAGCACCTGGCTGCTGCCTGACACAGCCACCGGCATGGCTGCAGCCGTCACCTGGCCAGCACCCGTGTGGGCGCGAAACTGCCGAACAGGGTGTAGCCCGCACCAGCGTAAACGGCGGCCATGGACGCCCGACAGGCCGTTGCAATGACCGCCCACGAGTTTCTCGCCTGGGAGACCGCCCAACCCGGACGTCACGAGTTCGTCAACGGCGAGGTGTTCGCCATGGCCGGAGGCGACGACCGGCACATGACGGTGGCCGGCAATGTGTACATCGCCCTTCGGCAACGGCTGCAGGGCAGCGGCTGCAGCGCTTACCTGGGTGAGGTGCGCACCTGGATCAGCGCCGCCAACTGCTACTTCTACCCGGATGTGTTCGTCACCTGCAGCGAACGCGATCGTGCCGACCGGCTGCACAAACAGGACCCGCTGCTGGTGGTGGAGGTGCTGTCGCCCTCCACCGCGGCGTTCGACCGCGGCGCCAAGTTCGCGGCCTATCGGCTGGCGGAGAGCCTGCGCGAGATGGTGTTCATCGATCCGGAACGCCGGGTGACGGACGTCTACCGCAAGGGCGACGACGGGCTCTGGGTGCTGCACCCCTTCGCGCCGACCGAGGCCGTTCACCTGGCCAGCGTGGATCTGGCCCTGCCGCCCGCGACGCTCTGGGCCGAGGTCGGCGCCTAGACGCCCTGCGCGTTCACCCCCGCTTGGCCACCAGCGTCAGGATGTCGTAGCTGGCCACCAGCTCGCCGTGCTGGTTCTTCACTTCCACGTCCCAGGCCACCACGCCCTGGCCCACGCCCTTGTCGTCGGTCTTGTTGCGGTCGATCTTGCGCTTGGCGGTGAGCCGGGCCTGGATGGTGTCGCCGATGGCCACCGGCTTGACGAAGCGCAGCGTGTCCAGCCCGTAGTTGGCCAGCACCGGCCCCGGCGCCGGGCTGACGAACAGGCCCGCCGCCGCCGACAGCACGAAGTAGCCGTGGGCGATGCGCTGGCCGAACTGCGTTTGCTTCGCGGCGATCTCGTCGAAGTGCATGTAGAAGTAGTCGCCCGACACGCCGCCGAAGTTGACGATGTCGGCCTCGGTCACCGTGCGCCGGTGGGTGAGCAGCGAGTCGCCCACCTGCAGCTCTTCAAAGTACTTGCGGAACGGGTGCTGCGGCGTGTCGGTGACCTTGGCGCCGCGCACATGCTCGCCGGTGATGGCCGCCAGCATGGTGGGCGAGCCCTGCACCGCCGCGCGCTGCAGGTAGTGCTTGACGGCGCGCACGCCGCCCAGCTCTTCACCGCCGCCGGCGCGGCCCGGGCCGCCGTGCTTGAGCGCGGGCAGCGGCGAGCCGTGGCCGGTGGACTCGGCCGCGGCCTCGCGGTCCAGCACCAGCAGGCGGCCATGCATCGCGGCCGCCACCGGAATCACGCGCGCGGCGATGGCCGGATCACGCGTGACCAGCGTGCCCACCAAGCTGCCGCTGCCGCGGGCGGCCAGGGCCAGGGCCTCATCCACGCCGTCGTAGGCCATCAGCGTGCTCACCGGGCCGAAGGCCTCGATGTCGTGCACCGCGCTGTTGTTCAGCGCATCGCGCGCCAGCAGCAGCGTGGGTGCAAAGAAGGCGCCTTCGGCGGTGCCTTCGCCCACCGTCGCGCAGCCTTCGCCGCCCACCACCAGCTCGGCGCCCTGGCGCAGCTGGGCCACGCGCTCGGCCACGTCGACCAGCTGCGCATGCGAAGCCAGCGCGCCCATGCGCACGCCTTCCAGCGCGGGGTCGCCCACCGTCACCTTGGCCAGGCGCGCACGCAGGGCTTCGGCCACCGCATCGATGCGCTCGCGCGGCACGATGGCGCGGCGGATGGCGGTGCACTTCTGGCCGGCCTTGACCGTCATCTCGCGCGCCACTTCCTTGACGAAAAGGTCGAACTCCTCGTCGTCGGGCGTGACGTCGGGCGCCAGGATGGCGCAGTTGAGCGAATCGGCCTCGGCATTGAAGGGCACGCTGTGGCGCACCAGGTTCGGATGCACGCGCAGCTTGGCCGCGGTGTCGGCCGAGCCGGTGAAGGTGACAACGTCGGCCCCGCCGAGCCGGTCCAGCAGGTCGCCGGTACCGCCGATCACCAGCTGCAGGCTGCCTTCGGGCAGGATGCCCGACTGCACGATGAGCCGAACCGCCGCTTCGGTCAGGTAGCTGGTGGCGGTGGCGGGCTTGCCGATGCAGGGCATGCCGGCCAGGAAGCTGGGCGCGAACTTTTCCAGCAGGCCCCACACCGGGAAGTTGAAGGCATTGATGTGCACCGCCAGGCCGCCGCGCGGCACCAGGATGTGGGTGCCCGCAAAGCCGCCCTTCTTGCCCAGCGGCATCGCCGGGCCTTCATGCACCAGGTTGCCCGAAGGCAGCTCGTTGCTGCCCATGCTGGCATAGGCGAACAAGGTGCCGGCGCCGCCTTCGATGTCGATCCACGAATCGGCACGCGTGGCGCCGGTGTGGGCCGAAACGGCGTAGAGCTGCTCCTTGTGCTCGTTCAGGTACTTGGCCAGCGCCTTCAGCCGCTGCGCGCGTTGCTGGAAGTCGAGCTTCAACAGGTTCGGCAGGCCCACGCGGCGGGCATGTTCAACGGCCTCGGCAAAGTCGATGGCCTCGGCATGCGTGCGATACACCGGGCGGCCATTGACCGCGCTGCGCAGCGTCTGCGCGCCCTCGCTGCCCAGCCAGCGGCCGGCGATGTAGCTTTGAAGAACGGGTGCGGTCATCAACGTCTCCTAATGTGGGGCTGGTCAGCGCTCGTCAAAGGACAGCACCACGCGTTCGGTGAGCGGATGCGCCTGGCAGGTGAGCACGAAGCCGTTGGCCACCTCGTGCTTGTCCAGCGCAAAGTTGCGCTCCATGCGCACCTCGCCTTCGATCACCTTCGCGCGGCAGGTGCCGCACACGCCCGAGGTGCAGGAGTACGGCACTTCCAGGCCCGCGGCCGAGGCGCAGTCCAGGATGCTGGGCTGGTCCTTGCTGTACGAGATCTCGCGCGACAGGCCATCGCGCACGACGGTGATGCGGGCCACCGGTGCATCGCCCGGCTGCGCCTGATGGACGACAGCGCCCACCCCTGCAACCCCAGGCTGCCCCGCCGGCGCCGCGACGCCGAAGCGCTCGATGTGGATGCGGTCTTCGGGCACGCCGGCGGCCAGCAGCGCGGCCTCGGCCTCGTCGTTCATCTGGAACGGGCCGCAGATGTAGGCATGGTCCACCTGACCCGCAGGCACCACGCTGCGCAGGAACTCGCCGATCTTGTCGCGGTTCATCACGCCCATGTTCAAGGGCGCGTCGGTGTGCTCGTCGCTGAACACATGGTGCAGCACCAGCCGCGTGAGGTAGCGGTTCTTCAGGTCTTCGAGTTCTTCCTTGAACATCGTCGACTTGAGCAGCCGGTTGCCGTAGATCAGCGTGAAGCGGCTCTGCGGCTCGCGCGCCAGCACCGTCTTCATGATCGACAGGATGGGCGTGATGCCCGAGCCACCGGCAATGCCCAGGTGGTGGCGCCGCGCCTCGGGCTGCAGCGGCACGAAGAAGCGGCCTTGCGGCGCCATCACCTGCACGGTGTCACCGGGGCGCAGGTGTTCGTTGATCCAGTTGGAGAACACGCCGCCGCGCACCTTGCGCACGCCCACGCGCAGCTCGCCATCGTCCACCCCGGCGCAAATCGAATAGGACCGCCGCAGGTCCTGCCCCTCGATCTGCGTGCGCAGCGTCAGGTATTGGCCTTGGGTGAAGCCGAACACCTCACGCAGTTCGGTCGGCACGTCGAAGGACACGATCACCGCTTCCGGCGTGTCGGGCGTGATGGCACGCACCCGCAGCGGATGAAAGTCGAAACTCATGATGGTCTCCTGCCCCGCAGGGCGGGTGGGCTATATCGGTTTGAACAGCTCGAAAGGCTCCTGGCAAGCCAGGCAGCGGTACAGCGCCTTGCAGGCGGTGGAGCCGAAGGCCGAGAGCTGTTCGGTGTGCAGGCTGGCGCAGCGGGGGCAGGCGATGCGCTCGCGCCGCACGATGCGGATGGGCGCGCCGCCTTCAGGCACGGCCACCGGGCCCGGCGGTGCGATGCCGTATTCACGCAGCTTGCGCCGGCCGTCTTCGCTGATCCAGTCGGTGGTCCAGGCGGGCGCGCGGCGCATGCTCACGCGGGCCGGGCCCAGGCCGGCGGCGCTGATGGCGTCCAGCACGCTGCGCTCGATCACCTCGGTGGCCGGGCAGCCGGAGTAGGTGGGCGTGAGCACCACCTCCAGGCCGTCGTCGTGCTCCAGCACGTCGCGCACGATGCCGAGGTCGCGCACCGAGATGGCGGGCACCTCGGGGTCGGGCACGTCGCCCAGCACGCGCCAGGCGGCCTCGGCCCTTGGGGTCACCACACGCCCCCGGGGTAGCTGCGCTGCAGGTGCTGCATCTCGGCCAGCATGTAGCCCATGTGTTCGGTGTGCACGCCGCGCTTGCCGGTGGAGCGGAAGGCGCTGTCCTTGGGCAGGGCCAGGCCGGCTTCTTCCAGCACGGGCTTGACCTCGGCCAGCCAGTCGGCCTGCAGCAGGCTGGGCTGCGGGCCCAGGCCGCTGGCGTAGGCGGCATCGTCCACCGCATCGGTCTCGAACATCTCGGGCAGGTACAGCCAGGCCTGCGACAGCGCGGCTTCGGTGCGGCGGCGCGATTCTTCGGTGCCGTCACCCAGCCGCACCACCCAGTCGGCCGCATGCTGCTGGTGGTAGCGCGCTTCCTTCAGCGCCTTGCCGGCGATGGCGGCCAGCTCGGCGTCGCTGGAATCGGCCATGCGCTGCCACATCAGCTTGAGCCAGGTGCTCAGCATCAGGTTACGCACCACGGTGAAGGCGAAGTCGCCGCGCGGCAGTTCGGCCAGCGTGAGATTGAAGTAGTCGCGCTCCTCGCGCAGGAAAGCCAGGCGGTCTTCATCGAAGCCCTGCCCGCCCAGCTGGCCGGCATGGGTGAGCAGCGCGCGCGACTGGCCGATCAGGTCCAGCGCCATGTTGGCCAGCGCGATGTCCTCTTCCAGCACCGGCGCATGGCCACACCACTCGCCCAGCCGCTGGCCCAGGATCAGGCAGGTATCGCCCAGGCGCAGCACGTACTGCACCGCGGGGGAGCGTTCCAGTTGAATCGAAGCTTGCATGGTGGGCGCCGGGCTACATGTGGTCTACGGACTTGGGCAGCTCGTAGAAGGTGGGGTGGCGGTACACCTTGTCCTCGGCCGGGTCGAAGTACATGTCCTTGTCGCGCGGGTCGCTGGCCACGATCTGGTCGCTGCGCACCACCCACACGCTGCTGCCTTCCTGGCGGCGGGTGTACACGTCGCGCGCCATCTGGATGGCCATCTGCGCATCGGGCGCATGCAGGCTGCCGCAGTGCTTGTGGTCCAGGCCCGCCTTGCTGCGGACGAACACTTCCCACAACGGCCACTCGGCCTGGCTGCTTTGCTGGCTCATGCGGCCTCCTTCATCGCTTGCTTGTTGGCATGGGCCAGGGCGGCTTCGCGCACCCAGGCGCCGTCTTCCCAGGCCTTGACGCGGGCGCCCAGGCGCTCACGGTTGCAGGGGCCGTCGCCGCCCACCACGCGCCAGAATTCGTCCCAGTCGATGGTGCCGAAGTCCCAGTGGCCGCGCTCTTCGTTCCACTTCAGGTCGGGGTCGGGCAGCGTCACGCCCAGCACCTTGGCCTGTTCCACCGTGGCGTCGACGAACTTCTGGCGCAGCTCGTCGTTGCTCACGCGCTTGATGCCCCAGCGCATCGATTGCGCGCTGTTGGGCGACTGGTCGTCGGGCGGGCCGAACATCATCAGGCAGGGCCACCACCAACGGTTGACGGCGTCCTGCACCATGGCCTTCTGCGCCTCGGTGCCCTGCTGCATCATGGTCAGCAGCGCTTCGTAGCCCTGCCGCTGGTGGAAGCTTTCTTCGCGGCAGATGCGGATCATCGCCCGCGCATAAGGCGCATAGCTGCAGCGGCAAATGGGCACCTGGTTCATGATGGCCGCGCCATCGACCAGCCAGCCGATGGTGCCCATGTCGGCCCAGGTCAGCGTGGGGTAGTTGAAGATGGAGCTGTACTTGGCCTTGCCGGTGTGCAGCGCATGCAGCAGCTGGTCGCGGCTGGTGCCCAGGGTCTCGGCCGCGGCATACAGGTACAGGCCGTGGCCGCCTTCGTCCTGCACCTTGGCCAGCAGGATGGCCTTGCGCTTGAGCGTGGGGGCACGGCTGATCCAGTTGCCCTCGGGCAGCATGCCGACGATCTCCGAGTGCGCATGCTGGCTGATCTGCCGCACCAGCGTCTTGCGGTAGTGGTCGGGCATCCAGTCCTTGGCTTCGATGAAGTCGCCGGCGTCGATGCGGGCGTCGAAGCGCTCCTGCAGCGCCAGTTCATCGGCCGAGCGCAAGGGCCGGGGTGCGTCGGCTCCTTGTGCGTCCGCACCGTCCTTGCCCATCGTGTCCATCGCTTGCGTGTACATGCTGGCTTCCTTTGGCTCGTCGTGTGTCTGCGGTCGGTCTCAGCGGTCTGAAAAGCGCGGCGCGCGCTTGGCTTGGAAGGCGGCCACGCCCTCCAGGTAATCATGCGCCCGGCCGAGGTTGCGCTGCAGGTGCGCCTCCTCGTCCAGGGCCATCGACAAATCCATCGTGCCGGCGGCGTCCATGGCCTGCCGCGTGGCGGCCAGCGCGCGGGCCGGCATCGCCGCCAGGCGCGCGGCCAGGGCCTGCACCGTGGCGGGCAGATCGGCATCGTCCACGCACTGCCAGATCAGGCCCATCTGCTGCGCCTGCTCGGCCGGCAGCTTGTCGCCCAGCATCGCCAGGCCCAGCGCACGGGCGCGGCCCACCAGCCGCGGCAGCAGCCAGGTGCCGCCGGTGTCGGGCACCAGGCCGATCTTGGCGAAAGCCTGGATGAAGCTGGCCGAGCGCGCGGCCACCACCAGGTCGCAGCACAGCGCCAGGTTGGCGCCGGCGCCGGCGGCCACGCCGTTGACGGCGGCCACCACCGGCACCGGCATCGTGCGCAGGCGCAGCACCAGCGGGCGGTAATGGCGCTCGATCAGCGCGCCCAGG encodes the following:
- a CDS encoding Hsp20/alpha crystallin family protein codes for the protein MTTAQVPAQRPEAPAAAGAAQPRNTAAEAALVPAVDVIEDATGITLYADLPGVAKEALELNVERDTLTIEGAVSLPVPEGMAASHVEVDRARYRRVFTLSKELDSQKVTAELAHGVLKLRIPKAEHAQPRRIQVQVA
- a CDS encoding Hsp20/alpha crystallin family protein is translated as MARSLFSRDVFAEIDRLQREMQQAFDLTPSIRGYARGGYPALNVGSTPQSFEVYAFAPGLDPASIDVQLDRGILSVAGERRGSVPAAGEKSTVHINERFAGAFKRVVSLPDDADPDGVSASYRDGVLRISVQRRQAAQPRRISVQ
- a CDS encoding type II toxin-antitoxin system RelE/ParE family toxin — encoded protein: MIESFLDKRTAAIFLGQEVRGLPREIQTTARRKLKVIDAAQSLETLRVPPGNRLEPLRGDRKGQWSIRINDQWRICFKWHDGSAFEVEITDYH
- a CDS encoding HigA family addiction module antitoxin, which encodes MSIARNELKSLNLRGVTTGRRLDPVHPGSVLLSDFIEPMGITRYRVAKAIGVQQRRIDEICAGERGITADTAVRLGLAFGVEPQFWLQLQAQYDIEVIQREQGDRLADEVQHLAAA
- a CDS encoding Uma2 family endonuclease, with protein sequence MDARQAVAMTAHEFLAWETAQPGRHEFVNGEVFAMAGGDDRHMTVAGNVYIALRQRLQGSGCSAYLGEVRTWISAANCYFYPDVFVTCSERDRADRLHKQDPLLVVEVLSPSTAAFDRGAKFAAYRLAESLREMVFIDPERRVTDVYRKGDDGLWVLHPFAPTEAVHLASVDLALPPATLWAEVGA
- the paaZ gene encoding phenylacetic acid degradation bifunctional protein PaaZ — encoded protein: MTAPVLQSYIAGRWLGSEGAQTLRSAVNGRPVYRTHAEAIDFAEAVEHARRVGLPNLLKLDFQQRAQRLKALAKYLNEHKEQLYAVSAHTGATRADSWIDIEGGAGTLFAYASMGSNELPSGNLVHEGPAMPLGKKGGFAGTHILVPRGGLAVHINAFNFPVWGLLEKFAPSFLAGMPCIGKPATATSYLTEAAVRLIVQSGILPEGSLQLVIGGTGDLLDRLGGADVVTFTGSADTAAKLRVHPNLVRHSVPFNAEADSLNCAILAPDVTPDDEEFDLFVKEVAREMTVKAGQKCTAIRRAIVPRERIDAVAEALRARLAKVTVGDPALEGVRMGALASHAQLVDVAERVAQLRQGAELVVGGEGCATVGEGTAEGAFFAPTLLLARDALNNSAVHDIEAFGPVSTLMAYDGVDEALALAARGSGSLVGTLVTRDPAIAARVIPVAAAMHGRLLVLDREAAAESTGHGSPLPALKHGGPGRAGGGEELGGVRAVKHYLQRAAVQGSPTMLAAITGEHVRGAKVTDTPQHPFRKYFEELQVGDSLLTHRRTVTEADIVNFGGVSGDYFYMHFDEIAAKQTQFGQRIAHGYFVLSAAAGLFVSPAPGPVLANYGLDTLRFVKPVAIGDTIQARLTAKRKIDRNKTDDKGVGQGVVAWDVEVKNQHGELVASYDILTLVAKRG
- the paaE gene encoding 1,2-phenylacetyl-CoA epoxidase subunit PaaE: MSFDFHPLRVRAITPDTPEAVIVSFDVPTELREVFGFTQGQYLTLRTQIEGQDLRRSYSICAGVDDGELRVGVRKVRGGVFSNWINEHLRPGDTVQVMAPQGRFFVPLQPEARRHHLGIAGGSGITPILSIMKTVLAREPQSRFTLIYGNRLLKSTMFKEELEDLKNRYLTRLVLHHVFSDEHTDAPLNMGVMNRDKIGEFLRSVVPAGQVDHAYICGPFQMNDEAEAALLAAGVPEDRIHIERFGVAAPAGQPGVAGVGAVVHQAQPGDAPVARITVVRDGLSREISYSKDQPSILDCASAAGLEVPYSCTSGVCGTCRAKVIEGEVRMERNFALDKHEVANGFVLTCQAHPLTERVVLSFDER
- the paaD gene encoding 1,2-phenylacetyl-CoA epoxidase subunit PaaD: MVTPRAEAAWRVLGDVPDPEVPAISVRDLGIVRDVLEHDDGLEVVLTPTYSGCPATEVIERSVLDAISAAGLGPARVSMRRAPAWTTDWISEDGRRKLREYGIAPPGPVAVPEGGAPIRIVRRERIACPRCASLHTEQLSAFGSTACKALYRCLACQEPFELFKPI
- the paaC gene encoding 1,2-phenylacetyl-CoA epoxidase subunit PaaC, producing the protein MQASIQLERSPAVQYVLRLGDTCLILGQRLGEWCGHAPVLEEDIALANMALDLIGQSRALLTHAGQLGGQGFDEDRLAFLREERDYFNLTLAELPRGDFAFTVVRNLMLSTWLKLMWQRMADSSDAELAAIAGKALKEARYHQQHAADWVVRLGDGTEESRRRTEAALSQAWLYLPEMFETDAVDDAAYASGLGPQPSLLQADWLAEVKPVLEEAGLALPKDSAFRSTGKRGVHTEHMGYMLAEMQHLQRSYPGGVW
- the paaB gene encoding 1,2-phenylacetyl-CoA epoxidase subunit PaaB, with the translated sequence MSQQSSQAEWPLWEVFVRSKAGLDHKHCGSLHAPDAQMAIQMARDVYTRRQEGSSVWVVRSDQIVASDPRDKDMYFDPAEDKVYRHPTFYELPKSVDHM
- the paaA gene encoding 1,2-phenylacetyl-CoA epoxidase subunit PaaA; amino-acid sequence: MYTQAMDTMGKDGADAQGADAPRPLRSADELALQERFDARIDAGDFIEAKDWMPDHYRKTLVRQISQHAHSEIVGMLPEGNWISRAPTLKRKAILLAKVQDEGGHGLYLYAAAETLGTSRDQLLHALHTGKAKYSSIFNYPTLTWADMGTIGWLVDGAAIMNQVPICRCSYAPYARAMIRICREESFHQRQGYEALLTMMQQGTEAQKAMVQDAVNRWWWPCLMMFGPPDDQSPNSAQSMRWGIKRVSNDELRQKFVDATVEQAKVLGVTLPDPDLKWNEERGHWDFGTIDWDEFWRVVGGDGPCNRERLGARVKAWEDGAWVREAALAHANKQAMKEAA
- the paaG gene encoding 2-(1,2-epoxy-1,2-dihydrophenyl)acetyl-CoA isomerase PaaG, whose amino-acid sequence is MTSPTPSALVLSSFGEGVLTLTLNRPAQLNSFTGEMHVALMAALEAAAADAQVRCVVITGAGRAFCAGQDLGDPAAAPDLTPGAEPKDLGALIERHYRPLVLRLRTMPVPVVAAVNGVAAGAGANLALCCDLVVAARSASFIQAFAKIGLVPDTGGTWLLPRLVGRARALGLAMLGDKLPAEQAQQMGLIWQCVDDADLPATVQALAARLAAMPARALAATRQAMDAAGTMDLSMALDEEAHLQRNLGRAHDYLEGVAAFQAKRAPRFSDR